In Paenibacillus dendritiformis, the DNA window TCGCTTCGCTGCCCTCTGCCCCGATGCCGTAGCGGGCGAGCACCTTCGCCGCGCTTTCGCGCATGCGCCGCTGGAGCTTTTCTCCTTCCACGATGCGGACCCGTTTGCCGAGGAAGCGGATTTTGGATAGCACATACTCGCATTCGTCGCCCATGAAGGCGAGCCGAATCCGGTAGCTGTCCTCCTCCTCTACATATTCCACTTCCTTCTCGAAGCAGGAGAAGCCGTACATGATCCGGGACAACTCCCGGTTGTACATCCGGACGACCTCAATCACGGCATGCTCCTTGCGGGAATCCAGGACGGCCGCGATTCGGCTCAGCCATGTCTCCGCCATGCCGTCCGGCACCGGTTCCATGTCCGCCTCCGCGATGTTCCGCAGCCGCGTGGACATCAGCATGCCTCGCCGCGGATGGTACCAGAGCAAAGCTGGACAGCGAGCTCGGCGACATGTACTTCCGCGCCATGAAGCTGGCCGGGCGGTACGCCTACGCCGGCCGGGACTACGTCATCGGCCAAGTATTGTCCATCCTCGGGGCGGAGGCGGACTTCGAAGTGCATAATCACCATAACTACGCATGGCGAGAACGGCATAACGGGCGGGATGCTATCGTCGTCCGCAAGGGGGCCACGCCTTCGGCTCCCGGACAGCTTGGCTTCATCGGCGGAAGCATGGGCGATATTTCCGTCATCGTGCGCGGCGCGGATTCGGAGGAGAACCGGGATGCTTACTACAGCACGGTTCATGGCGCAGGCCGGATGATGAGCCGCACCCAGGCCGCCGGCCGCATGAACTGGAAGACCCGCACCCGGACGGGCGGACAGATCACGCCGGAGCAGATGCAAGAGGCGGTCCGGAGCTTCGGCGTCGAGCTGCGCGGCGCAGGCACCGACGAGAGCCCATTCGTCTACCGCAAGCTGCAGGACGTGCTCGATTCGCACCGGAACACGCTCGACGTGCTGCATGTGCTCAAGCCAATCGGCGTCTGCATGGCCGGAGCGAACGAGTTCGATCCCTACAAAGACTAGGCATATAAGCCGCCCTTTCTCATTAACTCAACTCGCCGCACATAACCAGCAGGGCACGACCCCAGTGCCCTGCTTGTTCCGCATTGGTACAGGAATAACAATGCGGGACGGGATTCCTTATTACGCTCCCCCGCAACTCAGGCAGATGCATGTGATGTACGCAGGTCCTTTTAGCCAATCTCCCCATAGTTCAGGTAGGTTAGGTGTGCGGGACCTTCTAGGCAGTCTCCCAACGGTTCAGGCAGTTAGGTGTGCGGGACCTTCTAGGCAATCTCCCAACGGTTCAGGTAGTTAAGTGTGCGGGTCCCTTCTAGGCAGTGTCCCAACGGTTCAGGGTAATTTGACATTATGAGAGACTGGCGTAAAGAGCCAATGCGAGTGAACCTGACTCGATGGGAGAGTGGGATAAAGAGCCAATGCGAGTGAACCTGACTCGATGGGAGAGTGGGATAAAGAGCCAATGCGAAAGTGCCTGACTCGACGGGAGACTGGCGTAAAGAGCCGATGCGAGTGAACCTGACTCGATGGGAGAGTGGGATAAAGAGCCAATGCGAAAGTGCCTGACTCGACGGGAGACTGGGATAAAGAGCCAATGCGAGTGAACCTGACTCGACGGGAGAGT includes these proteins:
- a CDS encoding WYL domain-containing protein yields the protein MSTRLRNIAEADMEPVPDGMAETWLSRIAAVLDSRKEHAVIEVVRMYNRELSRIMYGFSCFEKEVEYVEEEDSYRIRLAFMGDECEYVLSKIRFLGKRVRIVEGEKLQRRMRESAAKVLARYGIGAEGSEATNSRSD